A single window of Colletotrichum destructivum chromosome 9, complete sequence DNA harbors:
- a CDS encoding Putative Cell wall protein Sed1/Spi1 gives MKFSAAALVLAAGAMAHKNVTYVTEVVSSYTTYCPGPTVITHADKTYTITSATTLTITDCPCTVTKPIITSSVVKCDNCVHPTKNATLPVATPPVSKTTIAGTAAITPTKPISVPTAGAGKAAALSGAGLAGVLGLAAFVL, from the exons ATGAAGTTCTCCGCTGCTGCccttgtcctcgccgccggcgccatggcCCACAAGAACGTCACCTACGTTACTGAGGTCGTCTCTTCGTACACCACCTACTGCCCTGGTCCCACTGTCATCACCCACGCTGACAAGACCTACACCATCACCTCG GCCACCACCCTGACCATCACCGACTGCCCTTGCACTGTCACCAAGCCCATCATCACCTCCTCTGTGGTCAAGTGCGACAACTG CGTTCACCCCACCAAGAACGCCACCCTCCCCGTCGCTACCCCCCCTGTCAGCAAGACCACCATTGCCGGCACCGCCGCTATCACCCCCACCAAGCCCATCTCGGTCCCCAccgccggtgccggcaaggccgccgccctctccgGTGCTGGCTTGGCCGGTGTCCTCGGTCTCGCTGCTTTCGTTCTCTAA